In Aspergillus fumigatus Af293 chromosome 2, whole genome shotgun sequence, a genomic segment contains:
- a CDS encoding RNA polymerase II mediator complex head subunit MED22, with protein sequence MDSQPSSKALHNRINANISQLLQRFENIMATATVPVAQWLTSVSQVENTSHTATAVETYQLDVESTALVRAAEDILSLTRTMKEAWLFGKLDTLGEDEADVKRREQLESNAEAIQRAIAEGGLLKPAK encoded by the exons ATGGATTCTCAACCTTCATCTAAAGCACTACATA ATCGCATCAATGCCAACATCTCACAATTACTACAGCGATTTGAGAATATAATGGCAACAGCTACTGTCC CTGTGGCCCAATGGCTGACTTCCGTCTCTCAGGTTGAAAATACAAGTCACACAGCAACGGCTGTAGAAACGTATCAGCTTGACGTGGAGTCAACGGCGCTG GTGCGCGCAGCAGAGGATATTCTCTCCCTCACCCGCACAATGAAGGAGGCCTGGCTGTTTGGGAAACTCGACACGCTGGGGGAAGACGAAGCGGATGTGAAACGGAGAGAGCAGTTGGAGAGCAATGCTGAGGCGATCCAGAGAGCTATAGCGGAGGGTGGGCTGCTGAAGCCGGCGAAGTGA